In Stomoxys calcitrans chromosome 2, idStoCalc2.1, whole genome shotgun sequence, the following proteins share a genomic window:
- the LOC131994697 gene encoding uncharacterized protein LOC131994697, with protein sequence MTSANVEFFIAGDFNAHHTSWNCADSDVAGKVLFDHQNKSNFYIYFPPSHTRFPQNQTIRRPSTIDLLLSNSSLVFTDLETHPHKLNSDHVPVTFTVNEKFNEAIKLYPDFRMANWQRFKSLLDLELCNSDVFNCELSLRDVDKTIEGFVDLLGEACSKSVPHGPRATGSARMTAECKLMISTRNKFRRMAQRSTDQSLRTTYQAVVREINKMIAIGMNRSRNIQWGNFLSTLRIGSRNFWKVTRRIKGQNRGIGDLVYNDKMICCNHEKAEILAEHFVNAHRTTVGMMSTMEGKVELTTKAIQEDSTPNDDMTSFTNQEEVAFLIGRLRNGKSPGIDQTLGLPEKATSPSTLTTVRLFVKGKYRMR encoded by the exons ATGACGTCTGCAAATGTTGAATTCTTTATTGCTGGGGATTTTAATGCCCACCACACCAGCTGGAATTGCGCTGATAGCGATGTGGCCGGAAAAGTGTTATTTGACCATCAAAATAAATCAAACTTCTATATATATTTCCCACCTAGTCATACAAGATTTCCCCAAAATCAAACCATCAGACGACCGTCAACAATTGATCTTCTACTATCAAATTCCTCTTTAGTTTTTACCGACCTGGAAACGCATCCGCACAAATTAAATTCCGATCATGTACCTGTAACATTTACGGTTAACGAGAAATTCAACGAAGCCATAAAATTATACCCAGATTTTAGAATGGCCAATTGGCAACGTTTCAAGTCATTGTTGGATTTAGAACTTTGCAATTCTGATGTTTTTAATTGTGAATTATCACTTCGTGACGTTGACAAGACGATTGAGGGTTTTGTGGATTTGCTGGGTGAGGCCTGCAGTAAGTCAGTGCCTCATGGTCCCAGAGCCACAGGCAGTGCTAGGATGACAGCTGAATGTAAGCTTATGATTTCGACCAGGAACAAATTCAGAAGAATGGCTCAGAGGAGTACGGATCAGAGTTTAAGAACTACGTACCAGGCTGTGGTCCGGGAAATTAATAAGATGATTGCAATTGGCATGAATAGAAGTAGAAACATTCAATGGGGTAACTTTTTATCTACCTTGAGGATTGGCAGTAGGAACTTTTGGAAGGTTACAAGGCGTATTAAGGGCCAAAATAGGGGAATAGGAGATTTGGTTTATAACGACAAGATGATTTGTTGTAATCATGAGAAAGCTGAAATTCTCGCTGAGCATTTCGTAAATGCTCATCGGACGACGGTGGGTATGATGAGTACAATGGAAGGAAAAGTGGAATTGACGACAAAGGCGATACAGGAGGACTCGACCCCGAACGACGATATGACATCCTTTACGAATCAGGAAGAGGTAGCATTTCTGATAGGTCGTCTGAGGAATGGTAAGTCACCGGGAATTGATCAG ACATTAGGCCTTCCAGAGAAAGCGACATCGCCTTCTACGCTGACGACAGTGCGTTTATTTGTCAAGGGAAAGTATCGAATGCGATAG